From the genome of Branchiostoma floridae strain S238N-H82 chromosome 8, Bfl_VNyyK, whole genome shotgun sequence:
aaatcATAAATGCTTTATGGAGCAATTTGTTAACGCTTGCGACAGCCAGGAATCACGAGATGACATCCGAATTTCTTGACGCACACACTTCCGACACAACACTAACGATAAACTCTTTTTTGGCGTTTTGGAAATCCCACCCCACTCACTGGTGAAACGGCCTCCCCCTGTGACATTGGGAAGTGGGCGGGGCCATGAGGCTGTATGTAGGTTATGCGAGACTTAAACAGTGACGTAAGGACTATGGACGGTTCCAATTCAACGACAGGAGGCACATATAATTGGAACTTTACAAAAGTGTTTTTCGTAGAAAATGTTTTATATAATCAACGCTATTTTTAATTGCCAGTAGTAGGGCTTATTCACTCGTTTTGATATGATATTGTAAAGACGATCTATACATTTACATGCAATACATTTTCTCTACTGAtaaccaatatacatgtacatcattgtacatgtgtcaacTTGCGTAGAAACCGCGAATAATTCCACTTTGCGTGACACATTTTCTTTGTCGTAAACGGGTTTGAGAATCATTCATGCAAACTGGTAGATGGAAGAAAATTATATCGCCGTACGTATAACTGTGAACAgggagcttttatcaggctgTGAAATATCAAGATGGAAtgtatcaaggagcttttgtcGATAAAAGATTCTGATGTTTGATATAAATTTGGCTGTACTATAACTGTCTTTAGTTCAAGGGAATGACTAACATGGGTTGTTTTTCTTCCACTTGTGTTATGTCAAGAGTTCTGAAATACAGTACCAGTAAACTACtagtcaaggaggttgaaagtaGTCAAGGGCATATAGGTCAAACAGCCTTAATTTAAGGCTGTCCCACGTGACCCCTCTCCACCAACCAGAGGCTGTTTGTTTAGACACGGGAGAGTTCCCTTGGGAGAAGCGCCATCAATAGAAGCGAGCTAGGAGCAATGGCGGCGTCCATGTATTTTCGCGTTTTTACGCTGTTTTTCGCAGTCTTTGTGCTAGGTAAGCCTATTCGTGCCTCTTTTCTATACTTTTACATTACCTTGCCGTCATAGATTCAGCTAGTTTGTCATTAGGGCGTATAGAAAGTGCTTGCGACTCAAATTTGCGATCAGAACTGGGCGAAATGCTGTTCCgcctttctttctgtccttccTACCGCTGGACATCAACCTCTCTAATTTTTACGCCACAAATCCCAGTATTGCCATCTTTCAGTTTAATTGACTTGACTTCAATTAGTAACGTGTATTTTCTACGACGACTTATGTATATTTTTCATCCCTTTAGCCCTGTTTGCCGGTTGTGAAGGACGAAGCGTGGATCTCCATAATGAGGTACATGACATGGCCGCTGTGGGGACAAACCACGACACACACTAGTGTGGTTCGGCTGTTTTACCAGTTTTGCTTTCTCATTGCACGCCGGATGTAACGCTATGATAAGGAAACTAAGACTTGTTCTTTGTACATAATGCACGGACAATTTTGTCGCTAGATCGAATAGAAGAAATATCTCGAATTTGTTAATTCTGTCTTCTTCGTGGCAATAATAATTTTGCCGGTGCCTCCCGAGCTCCCCCCACTCCCATATGTATTCAGTTGTCTTAGCGCTTTGACCTGAAACAATACAGGCCAGAAATAGGACACCCGTTGGGAGTATAGGCAGTTACTAATGCTTTATTTGTTGCCAGGTTTCTAGTCTTTTTTATCAGTAATGCTAGAAAGCTGTGCGTTGTAACGCGCTCTAAAACTGAATAAAAGCCATCACCATTTTAACGCACACATGCCCTTGCCGCGCCCCCTGCTTGGGAATAGCTTTTCATGCATGCGTGATTATGAATCGGTATGACCTCTTGGGAATGCAATTATCCAACTTCTTCCGGGGCAACATTTAGGCATAGGCATATGGGAATTTAGTAGGAAACaatttagttttctttttaaccGATTGCTTCCGCCAAAGATTTCCTTAAAATGATAGATACCTGGACTAGTTTCGCACGCAGTGGATGTCACCAAACCTGCAAAAATGGCTTGTAAACCATGCAAGGATATGTAATTGCCTTAGATATTATTTGGGCCTGTAAATTGAGCTAGAATTTGACACCTACCATTCTTATATTGTAACACCTACCATTTCCATGTTGTAGGATGAATTAGAAGCTGATCTTGCCCGTGTACGGCGACAGGCTGTCACTGACAGTGGTACAGGTAAACAAGTTTTCAATTATCTTTATAACAATTATGTTCAATGATCCTGCATGTACCAAGTATATCAATGGGATGAaaatgtgttattttctttcatcatgttcatcaaaattacttGCATGTTTTGCGCATGTATATGTTAGAATCTTTTTTATCTCTTTTATACCTATTTTTGTGTTATCTCCTGTGGTACCTacagcagcgcctcctgtcgGAGCTAAGGGGAAGAACAGGACGGTTCTCCAAGTGATCTTCGCCCGCGGATATGCCGGTCCATTCTTCGGTGTCCTGGCCTGGTGCATCATCGTCGTCATCGCCTTTGTCGCCGCCTACGTCGTCTACCAGAAGGTCCTCCGGAAACCCGAAGACGAGGAGGCCAGAAGGCAGAGGCTGGCCGTGGCTTACTAGTCAAACACCCGACACATGTTCAACACCTATTCTCTGTTGTGTTCCTGCACGTGTCTAGCTCAGACCATAGGGGATGGGGTACTGGAACTAGTATGATATTGTCTCCTCTTTGCCAAACAGTAACACATGTTGTATGTAATATTCAGCATGTGTATAAGAAGAAGTCATCAGAAACATGAATTGGGTATAGAAACTAATCCAACAGTATCTTCATAGAATTGAACATGCACTCTCTGTGATTTTGGCTGGTGTATAGACAAAATTATTTGAAACATGGATGGGGTGTAGAAACTAATCTAACAGTGTCTTCATAATCATAGAATGGAATATTCACTCTGTGATTTTTTTGCTCGTGTATAGAGGAAACGATAGGGATAAGGTACAAGAACTAGTCTaacattgtctttaaaaacattaCCCATGTTCTCAATATTTGGCATGTGTAAATGTGAACTAGGGGTGGCCCGTATAAGTAGTCTTCTCTTTAACAAATTACTTTAGGAGTGAGGAAGGTGTCTTAGAAATCGTA
Proteins encoded in this window:
- the LOC118420673 gene encoding uncharacterized protein LOC118420673 is translated as MAASMYFRVFTLFFAVFVLALFAGCEGRSVDLHNEDELEADLARVRRQAVTDSGTAAPPVGAKGKNRTVLQVIFARGYAGPFFGVLAWCIIVVIAFVAAYVVYQKVLRKPEDEEARRQRLAVAY